A window from Candidatus Neomarinimicrobiota bacterium encodes these proteins:
- a CDS encoding sigma-70 family RNA polymerase sigma factor, whose protein sequence is MAKKDSGVRDRTNRSLSKYLEEIGQYEPLSPEEEIAVAKKVKEGSQEALEKLTTANLRFVVSVAKDYQGQGLPLSDLINEGNLGLIKAAHRFDETRGFKFISYAVWWIRQSILQALAEHSRIIRLPLNRVGNITKISKASEKLQHDLKRKPRPGEIADELDMKPEEVSDAIQISRRHYSLDKPFRDGESNSLMDVIEDNEGEEPDEDLMSESLKQEVMDALGTLSERERTVLEMYFGIGRDYALTLNEIGDEFGLTRERIRQIKEKALRRLRHKSRSKGLRQYLG, encoded by the coding sequence ATGGCAAAAAAGGATTCGGGTGTCAGAGATCGCACCAATCGATCTCTCAGTAAGTACCTGGAAGAAATTGGGCAATATGAACCACTGTCGCCCGAGGAAGAAATTGCAGTGGCCAAAAAGGTGAAGGAAGGCTCCCAGGAAGCGCTGGAAAAGCTTACCACCGCCAACCTGCGGTTTGTGGTGAGTGTGGCCAAAGATTATCAGGGACAGGGGCTTCCGCTGTCTGATCTGATTAACGAAGGCAACCTGGGCCTCATTAAAGCCGCCCATCGATTTGATGAAACTCGCGGATTCAAGTTTATATCGTATGCCGTTTGGTGGATTCGCCAGTCCATACTCCAGGCACTGGCTGAACACTCCCGGATTATCCGGCTGCCGCTGAACCGGGTTGGAAATATTACTAAGATTTCCAAGGCCTCGGAAAAATTGCAGCACGATCTCAAGCGGAAACCGCGGCCGGGTGAAATCGCCGACGAGCTGGACATGAAACCGGAAGAGGTCTCGGACGCTATCCAGATTTCCCGCCGGCACTATTCGCTGGATAAACCGTTTCGCGACGGCGAGTCCAATTCGCTGATGGACGTGATTGAGGACAACGAGGGCGAAGAGCCCGATGAAGATCTGATGAGTGAATCCCTGAAGCAGGAAGTCATGGATGCGCTCGGCACGCTGAGCGAACGGGAACGCACCGTGCTGGAGATGTATTTTGGTATCGGTCGCGATTACGCGCTCACGCTCAACGAAATCGGTGATGAGTTCGGCTTGACCCGCGAACGGATTCGCCAGATAAAGGAAAAAGCCCTGCGACGGCTACGGCATAAATCCCGGAGCAAAGGTCTCCGTCAATACTTAGGATAA
- the gltX gene encoding glutamate--tRNA ligase, with the protein MTAPEQETRVRFAPSPTGYLHVGGARTAIFNWLYARQHQGKFLVRIEDTDVERSDPKMVENILESMEWLGLAADEEIVYQSDNQGAHRSAVDALLETGKAYRCFCTPEELKRKRLAAGEKDQESYQYDGTCRNLSNEEIQEHLESENPYAVRFRVEQGWINFKDRVYKKISVNTEEIDDFIIQRRDGTPVYQLAVVVDDANMGITNVIRGKDHLSNTPKQILLYKALDYPVPKFAHLPLILGSDGKRLSKRHGATAVNEYRDKGYLRPAMLNYLALLGWTPKGNQEILLPDELIEQFDLLRVSKAEAAFDEKKLRWVNEQHISKADTAELLPLVKRELAEEQIIAGDGANSEYLTEVITLLKSRMKTISDFGEYGRYFWNAPAEFDREAVEKFWPNNTVNNRMKVWLGEAKEIEPWNPEEIEKVLRDTADSLDVGAGKLIHPTRLAITGMGVSPGIFQVIELIGQDQLISRIEYALENLPL; encoded by the coding sequence ATGACAGCACCTGAGCAGGAAACCCGCGTCCGATTTGCTCCAAGTCCCACCGGCTACCTCCACGTTGGTGGTGCCCGTACGGCCATCTTTAACTGGCTATATGCCCGGCAGCATCAGGGGAAATTCCTGGTGCGTATCGAAGACACCGATGTGGAGCGTTCAGACCCCAAAATGGTGGAAAATATCCTGGAGAGCATGGAATGGCTGGGGCTCGCCGCCGATGAGGAGATCGTTTATCAGTCTGACAATCAAGGGGCGCATCGAAGTGCGGTGGATGCTTTGCTGGAGACGGGGAAGGCCTACCGCTGTTTCTGCACACCGGAGGAATTGAAGCGGAAACGACTGGCTGCGGGCGAGAAGGACCAGGAGAGTTACCAGTACGATGGAACCTGCCGGAATTTGTCAAACGAAGAAATTCAGGAACATTTGGAAAGTGAGAACCCGTATGCTGTCAGGTTTCGTGTGGAACAGGGATGGATCAACTTTAAGGATCGCGTGTATAAGAAAATTTCGGTGAACACTGAGGAAATCGACGATTTTATTATCCAGCGGCGGGACGGCACGCCGGTGTATCAGCTCGCTGTTGTGGTGGATGACGCCAATATGGGAATTACGAACGTTATCCGCGGGAAGGATCATCTCTCCAATACGCCGAAGCAAATATTATTGTACAAAGCGCTGGATTATCCGGTCCCGAAATTTGCGCATTTGCCGCTGATTTTGGGCTCCGACGGGAAACGGTTGAGTAAGCGTCACGGTGCCACAGCGGTGAATGAATACCGGGATAAAGGATATCTCCGGCCGGCCATGCTCAATTATTTAGCATTACTGGGATGGACACCCAAAGGCAACCAGGAGATTTTGCTTCCGGATGAACTTATCGAACAGTTTGATCTGCTTCGCGTCTCCAAAGCAGAAGCGGCCTTCGACGAGAAAAAACTCAGGTGGGTCAATGAGCAGCACATTTCCAAAGCCGATACAGCCGAATTGCTTCCCCTTGTGAAAAGGGAATTGGCGGAGGAACAGATAATTGCGGGAGATGGTGCTAATTCGGAATATTTGACCGAAGTCATCACGTTGCTGAAATCCCGAATGAAAACCATCTCAGATTTTGGAGAATATGGCAGATATTTCTGGAACGCTCCGGCAGAGTTTGACCGGGAAGCCGTGGAAAAATTTTGGCCGAACAACACGGTGAACAACCGGATGAAGGTCTGGTTAGGGGAGGCAAAGGAAATTGAACCCTGGAATCCGGAAGAGATTGAAAAGGTGCTGCGAGATACAGCGGACTCCCTGGATGTCGGCGCCGGAAAACTCATTCATCCGACACGCCTGGCGATCACCGGCATGGGAGTGAGTCCGGGGATATTCCAGGTTATTGAACTCATTGGACAGGACCAACTAATTTCGCGAATCGAGTACGCCCTTGAAAATTTACCGCTCTAA
- a CDS encoding DUF3566 domain-containing protein: MRHTIKLYSIPLWPFVKNVFIVSLTVFILGTLLFGIFWLGLFRQFAMYMPDSGVAFQPDAFQNIGGLFVMVFSVFNGVIGSVLFTVFAGVGALMYNWVNARSGGFEFEISLPDSFRTEVQSGSQSEVTTTSMEVPETKVEQSETEKDTPKTNDST; this comes from the coding sequence ATGCGGCATACCATTAAATTATATTCCATCCCTCTTTGGCCATTTGTGAAAAATGTATTTATCGTGAGTTTAACTGTTTTTATTCTGGGGACATTATTGTTTGGGATCTTCTGGCTTGGATTATTTCGACAATTTGCCATGTACATGCCCGATTCCGGAGTAGCATTTCAACCGGATGCATTCCAGAATATTGGCGGTTTGTTCGTTATGGTTTTCTCTGTCTTCAACGGCGTAATAGGAAGCGTTTTATTTACCGTATTCGCAGGGGTTGGCGCACTGATGTACAATTGGGTTAATGCCCGGTCGGGCGGATTCGAATTTGAGATCTCACTGCCCGATTCATTCCGTACGGAGGTGCAGTCCGGCAGCCAGTCGGAAGTAACGACAACTTCTATGGAGGTTCCGGAAACCAAAGTTGAACAATCCGAAACTGAAAAGGACACACCCAAGACCAATGACAGCACCTGA
- the rpsU gene encoding 30S ribosomal protein S21, which produces MIEVNVRKDESLERAMRRFQKKFQKAGIFKEIKQHSYYMKPSDEKRMKRAKAIRRQRRRSRRNKR; this is translated from the coding sequence ATGATCGAAGTTAACGTTCGTAAGGATGAATCGCTCGAGCGCGCTATGCGCCGCTTCCAGAAGAAGTTTCAGAAGGCGGGCATCTTTAAGGAAATCAAGCAGCATTCCTACTATATGAAGCCCAGCGATGAGAAGCGGATGAAACGAGCGAAAGCCATCCGACGTCAGCGGCGTCGTTCACGCAGAAATAAGCGATAG
- a CDS encoding CoA pyrophosphatase encodes MIEMNHIRKRIQNHVPRQLAAMDLVRAAVLIPIVESEDNLEILLTVRTDEVEHHKGQVAFPGGAVEPQDADVRETALRETREEIALTPDQIEVIGRIDDLWTPTGFIVSPFIGYVPMLPELTMEPGEVSDYFTVPLDFFMHDANGYTKKYPRGDTEVDVWFYEYNSYKVWGVTAFIIRNLKSILEP; translated from the coding sequence ATGATCGAAATGAACCATATACGGAAGCGGATCCAGAACCATGTTCCACGGCAGCTGGCCGCTATGGATCTGGTCCGGGCAGCAGTATTAATCCCGATTGTGGAGAGTGAAGACAATCTGGAAATTCTGCTTACTGTCCGGACGGATGAGGTTGAACATCACAAGGGGCAGGTCGCATTTCCCGGCGGTGCAGTGGAACCTCAGGACGCCGATGTGCGGGAGACTGCGCTTCGGGAGACCCGGGAAGAAATAGCCCTTACCCCGGATCAAATTGAGGTCATAGGCCGGATCGATGATCTCTGGACGCCAACCGGCTTTATTGTGTCACCATTCATCGGATACGTCCCGATGTTGCCGGAACTCACCATGGAGCCGGGAGAGGTTTCGGATTATTTTACCGTGCCGCTGGATTTTTTTATGCATGATGCCAACGGTTATACAAAAAAGTACCCCCGAGGAGATACTGAGGTGGATGTTTGGTTTTATGAATATAATTCCTATAAAGTCTGGGGGGTAACCGCCTTTATCATTCGGAACCTGAAAAGCATTCTGGAACCTTAA